One genomic segment of Streptomyces sp. RerS4 includes these proteins:
- a CDS encoding ATP/GTP-binding protein, with protein sequence MAALALKILVAGGFGVGKTTLVGAVSEIRPLRTEELLSEAGELVDDTAGVDRKTTTTVAMDFGRITIREGLSLYLFGTPGQDRFWFLWDELSQGALGAVVLADTRRLEDCFPAVDYFEHRRIPFVVAVNCFADARRYDANEVARALDLDQGTPVVLCDARDRDSGKEVLIRLVEHAGRVHTARLLDSVSPPAGPV encoded by the coding sequence CTGGCCGCACTCGCGCTGAAGATCCTCGTGGCCGGGGGTTTCGGCGTCGGCAAGACCACGCTCGTCGGCGCGGTCAGCGAGATCCGACCGCTGCGGACGGAGGAACTGCTGAGCGAGGCGGGCGAACTGGTCGACGACACGGCCGGGGTGGACCGTAAGACCACGACGACCGTCGCCATGGACTTCGGGCGGATCACGATCCGCGAGGGCCTGTCGCTGTACCTGTTCGGGACGCCCGGCCAGGACCGGTTCTGGTTCCTGTGGGACGAGCTCTCGCAGGGCGCGCTGGGCGCGGTGGTCCTGGCCGACACCCGGCGGCTGGAGGACTGCTTCCCGGCCGTCGACTACTTCGAGCACCGGCGGATCCCGTTCGTGGTGGCCGTCAACTGTTTCGCCGACGCGCGTCGTTACGACGCGAACGAGGTGGCGCGGGCGTTGGACCTGGATCAGGGGACCCCGGTGGTGCTGTGTGACGCGCGGGACCGGGACTCGGGGAAGGAAGTGCTGATCAGGCTGGTCGAGCACGCCGGGCGGGTGCACACCGCCCGGCTGCTCGACTCGGTGTCGCCCCCCGCCGGTCCCGTGTGA